In the Salvia splendens isolate huo1 chromosome 16, SspV2, whole genome shotgun sequence genome, GCGCAGCAGGAGGAAGTGATCCGAAGGAACGTGCACCCAAGAAGCGCAAAGTCAAGGAGGATACTCTAGACAGGCTGGTTGATGTGATTGGTATGATGCATGAGGACACTAACAACAAGCTTGAATATCTTGCCAACCGAATTGGGTATGAGTTCGACCTGACTAAGTCGAGGAAGAAGGTTTTCAACCTTGTTGGGGTAATTCCTGGTCTCACTCTTGACCAAGTCTTCGATGCCTCTGCTATCATACTGTCAAAGGTGGAAAATTTGGTCTTCTTCACGAGTCTTCATGAAGTTGCAAGGCAAGCTTATGTTTACCGAGCTTTGGAGAAGTTTAATGGCAATTGAATGACAAGGAAGTATGCTATGGTTTTTTGGCTGTTTGGAATTGTTGACATCTAGACTTATTAAAAGGTGTATGTATCACCTTCTTACTTTTGTTGGAGCTAAATTATGTAGTATATTGCTCCTTCTACTATCCCTTATCATGGACTGGTACCAGTTAGATTGGCTTTTGTCTATAATTTGAACTTCTATATGTAAGATATGGTAACTGACTATGTAGGTGTCTCTATATATGAGTCATGGTGGTAACCATTTTTATACATGGCTTACATCTATCTTATGTTAACGAGATGAACACCTATTTATCATACATGAAATATTAGCTAATATCATTGCATTGCGAAACACACAAGATTTGTTCCCCCTTTGTCTATCGGAGGCAAACGCATCCACAGTTTAAGACTTCGAGGGATTACTTGATAGCAAATACAAAACATATAGTGATCTGCGGTTAACACAACATCATATTGTGAAGTCCAAAGCTAGACCTAAATTAGACTACTACGAAGTTAGCTCAGTAGCAAAATCATCCTCAGATTCATCAGCTGTGGAGTAGTCTTCGGAGGAACCAACATCCAGAACAAGTTCTTCATCACGCTTCCGGCTCAATGTTGTTAATTAAAGTAAAGAAATTAAACTAATTAGTTTTATTTCTGCGCTACCTTGCGCAGTTTATATCACCTATGATTGAAGATCTAGTTGGGAGATCAACACTCACCATCATAGTCAGTCCTTGAAGGGCATCCTGTGAGGAAGTTGCAGCGTAGCACATGGAACTCACCGCCGCCGATGTGGGTGAAAGAGATCATGTCCTTGTTTTCAATGGTGTTCCCACGGACGAAGACACCCCACCCCTGTCTGAAGTAACAAACGTCGTTTTCTTTTACCATTTGAACACTCCATGGTACACCGTTTGGCATGGACAAGAGCAATGGGATGGGACTCCGTCGCCGTAATTGCTCACCCATTCGCCGGGGATGCGCTGAAAAAGAAGATGCACATCTACTCAGATTCGAAGCAAATGTGGATACaacttaataaaataatagaaaatcaTAAAACTTCTCACTATGCTCTCCATATTTCGTTGCACATCAAAAATTTTCATGAAGCTTGGCGCCTTGCGCAGATCTGTGGACTCGTCATCGGAATCATCTCCATAGAACGTGCCGCCACccattttttcaatttcaattagAAGATAACTCTCAATACCCTCACCACTAGGTTTAAGTAAAAGGAACTAGTATCCCATTTAATAAAGAGACAACGTATAACACCTCATTTAGTCTTTAAGTGATTTGAATGCTCATCTATATTTCGTGCAGTGCCATGCGCTAATCAATTTGGAAGTCAACTACATATCATTTCAGTATTAATTTCTTTACATCATGGCGTCGGCGACTGGGTTGTTGCCAATATTGAATGCATTCAACTGCCACCCCATCTACCTCGTCCAATCATAGTAATTACACGCACTACACATCCTCTATTTAAGAAGCAGGGCATTAGATGATTTAGTAAACAAAAATTGCTTAGTTAAAAAAGGAAGATGATAATCCCCCCACAAAATGCTTTTTTTTACAAAGGTAGGTGGAACCCAAGGACGAATGAGCTGGTTCTTGATACAGCCATCCGAATGAGAAGTGATCATCCATGGCCGGAAGATAACATCCCGGAGACCGTCGCCTTTGAGGCGGGCGCCACCATCGAGCGAGAAATCAGAGTCCAACTCACTCCGATAGAAGTTAATCAACGACAGATGATTATGCATGCACCCTATCTCACCTTCAAAGATGTTGTGACGACCACTGGCACTTGTTGGGTGCCCGACATGCAACTCGTCGTTGTAGACTATACAGTTTGGCAAGAGATCATTAAGGTATGCTTGCCTTAACGGTACAACCATTAAGTATAACACAATTCTTATTCAATAACCATGCGTAAGTATTGACACCTTTAAGTTCGGTTCCATTTGCAGACGCATCCTTTTGCGGCTGCCAACTATCATCGAGATGAGCCGGAGTATGAGAAGTTATGTATTCTCTTTGACCCAAGTGTGGGGAATCTTGAAGGTAAGTAGCTCCATCTAGAAGAGACTATAGTCATCTCCGACACTATTGAAGTTATCCCGACCCTCCCAACACAAGCTGCTCCTGTTGTGATTGACCTTGATGAGGTTACTTCATCTACACCGCAAACTCCGAAGGTAGTTCGACACAAGCTTTTCACCGAAAGCTCGCCTGGTACGGAGTCTGCAAACGGTCTTCCAAATCCGTACTTTACCTCATCTCCAAATGGTGCTCAACTTCGAACTATTTCTAACTCTAAAACTCACCACCCCCTGTGGGGGAATAATAACTTACTGTCATCCCCTGGTGTGTCGTCTATGGCCTCTTGTAGTCCGTTAGCACCGCACCGCAACCCATAGCCTTGGGTGATCGCGTTGGGTTTATGGTTATTAATCTTATATTGTCTACTATATTAGTCTAAATTTGGGAACAGATGATA is a window encoding:
- the LOC121771089 gene encoding uncharacterized protein LOC121771089 is translated as MIIPPQNAFFYKGRWNPRTNELVLDTAIRMRSDHPWPEDNIPETVAFEAGATIEREIRVQLTPIEVNQRQMIMHAPYLTFKDVVTTTGTCWVPDMQLVVVDYTVWQEIIKTHPFAAANYHRDEPEYEKLCILFDPSVGNLEGK